A portion of the Salmo trutta chromosome 1, fSalTru1.1, whole genome shotgun sequence genome contains these proteins:
- the LOC115203994 gene encoding transmembrane and ubiquitin-like domain-containing protein 2 yields the protein MAVCALTMDGMGGEVAAVSGVLLLVLALVLAWLSTQVADRGDHILSTILTVGAHASLIGLGGHDSYSGGPPSADTPEQQTPPPSQENKPEEGEPGSEREDGEGTGEGTAGAGVDLLLNIQGKKPQTYQPDDDDDDEDDEDDYEEEEKVQKLSPVVSCTSITVRLKFLNDTEEVAVLSPQDTVGLLKSKYFSGRERQIKLIYQGQLLQDPKRTLLSLNISHNSVIHCHVSQVLREASPEEAAHSGASGGIRAAGLALSTSSLVVPVFVVMLAVVWYFRINYRQFFTAPATISLVGVTVFFSFLIFGMHSR from the exons ATGGCGGTGTGTGCACTGACAATGGACGGGATGGGAGGCGAGGTGGCTGCAGTAAGCGGTGTGTTACTCCTGGTCTTGGCCTTGGTCCTGGCTTGGCTCTCCACGCAAGTGGCAGATCGGGGAGACCACATCCTGAGCACCATACTTACAGTCGGGGCCCACGCCTCTCTAATCGGGCTGGGGGGCCATGACAGTTACAGTGGAGGGCCACCCAGTGCAGACACCCCAGAGCAGCAAACACCTCCACCCTCCCAGGAGAACAAGCCAGAGGAGGGGGAGCCTGGGTCTGAGAGGGAAGATGGTGAGGGAACAGGAGAGGGCACTGCAGGGGCTGGAGTTGACCTGCTGTTGAATATCCAGGGGAAGAAACCTCAGACATACCagcctgatgatgatgatgatgatgaagatgatgaggaTGACTATGAGGAAGAAGAGAAGGTTCAGAAGCTGAGCCCAGTGGTCTCCTGCACCAGCATCACGGTTCGTTTGAAGTTCCTGAATGACACAGAAGAGGTGGCAGTCCTGAGTCCCCAGGATACAGTGGGTCTACTGAAGAG TAAGTACTTCTCAGGGCGGGAGCGTCAGATCAAGTTGATCTACCAGGGCCAGCTGCTTCAGGATCCCAAACGGACTCTGCTCTCCCTCAACATCTCTCACAACAGTGTGATCCACTGCCACGTGTCCCAGGTGCTGCGGGAGGCCAGCCCAGAGGAGGCAGCTCACTCTGGGGCTAGTGGGGGAATCAGGGCTGCAGGCCTGGCTCTGAGCACCAGCAGCCTGGTGGTGCCTGTGTTTGTGGTGATGTTAGCCGTGGTCTGGTACTTCCGCATCAACTACCGTCAGTTCTTCACCGCCCCTGCTACCATCTCCCTGGTGGGAGTCACTGTGTTCTTCAGCTTCCTCATCTTTGGAATGCACAGCCGGTGA
- the LOC115204001 gene encoding ankyrin repeat and SOCS box protein 16, translating to MSRDTFAFSSAALHSLKVDQELQEWEDKRQALAHRRAMSRPPVSRASRPPPRQQRGLQEIRVYEARCRDTTIHNTFMCGDMKGVHTVLKDPCMVNALMETVHEEMVWAPELGMWTMSSKIKQTSALRLAASKGHSGCVEELLFRGAEVDADPGGSTALHDACIGGHDICVQLLLAHGADPDLLAEDGSAPLHLCNTAQTFQCAELLVTGGAEVNVLTSETKLTPLHVVARRGLEEHVKLFLSHGADVSARNREGETPLNAACGGAERPAEAGRYLRVVQMLLGAGADPCTAGRKHHTPLHNACSNCSPRIVEILLQHGAKADVQNCAGYTPMDCLLQVVEDYPDQHPEAVARSLLNHGAKAGKSLMLKLCLLSPATLEVMLNCYAVVPSCEEWMQSIPLEIHETHQGFFDSVRQMTSQPRSLQHLCRCALRRHLGKGIDAAISRLDIPSSLMEYLLLRNDGEIR from the exons ATGTCCAGGGACACATTTGCCTTCAGCTCCGCTGCCTTGCATTCTCTGAAAGTGGATCAGGAGCTTCAGGAGTGGGAGGATAAGCGGCAGGCATTGGCTCACAGGAGGGCCATGAGCCGGCCACCTGTGTCCCGGGCCTCCAGACCCCCTCCCAGACAGCAGCGGGGCCTCCAGGAGATCCGGGTCTATGAGGCCCGATGCAGAGACACCACAATCCACAACACATTCATGTGTGGGGACATGAAGGGAGTGCACACTGTGTTAAAGGACCCCTGCATGGTCAACGCACTGATGGAAACAGTACATGAGGAGATGGTGTGGGCTCCAGAGCTGG GGATGTGGACCATGAGCTCCAAGATCAAGCAGACATCTGCATTGCGTCTGGCAGCCAGCAAGGGACACTCAGGCTGTGTGGAGGAGCTGCTGTTTCGAGGGGCGGAGGTGGATGCTGACCCTGGTGGCAGCACAGCCCTGCATGATGCCTGTATAGGTGGCCATGACATCTGTGTCCAGCTGCTGTTAGCCCACGGAGCAGACCCTGACCTGCTGGCAGAAGACGGCAGTGCACCCCTTCACCTCTGCAACACAGCCCAGACATTTCA GTGTGCTGAGCTGCTGGTTACGGGTGGGGCAGAGGTCAATGTGTTGACCAGTGAAACAAAGCTAACGCCCCTCCATGTGGTGGCTCGTCGGGGTCTGGAGGAGCATGTGAAGCTCTTTCTGTCCCATGGAGCTGACGTGTCAGCCAGGAACCGTGAGGGGGAGACCCCCCTGAATGCAGCCTGTGGTGGGGCTGAGAGGCCTGCCGAGGCTGGGCGGTACCTCCGTGTGGTCCAGATGCTGCTGGGAGCTGGGGCTGACCCCTGCACTGCAGGCAGGAAACACCACACACCTCTACACAACGCCTGTAGTAACTGCAGCCCACGCATTGTAGAAATTTTACTACAACATGGAGCCAAAGCAGATGTGCAGAACTGTGCAGGATACACACCCATGGACTGTCTGTTACAG GTGGTGGAGGACTATCCAGACCAGCATCCTGAGGCTGTAGCACGCTCCCTCCTAAACCACGGGGCCAAGGCCGGTAAAAGCTTG ATGCTGAAACTctgcctcctctcccctgccACTCTGGAGGTAATGCTGAACTGCTATGCTGTTGTCCCTTCCTGTGAGGAATGGATGCAGTCTATCCCTCTTGAGATACATGAG ACGCACCAGGGTTTCTTTGACTCTGTGAGGCAGATGACTAGCCAGCCCCGCTCCCTGCAGCACCTATGCCGCTGTGCTCTGCGCCGCCACTTAGGAAAAGGTATCGACGCAGCTATCAGTAGATTGGACATCCCCAGCTCTCTGATGGAGTATCTACTACTTCGGAATGACGGGGAGATCCGGTGA
- the hrob gene encoding uncharacterized protein C17orf53 homolog isoform X4 → MTAMTCKWNGLFNVGEDFDVELRGQSLDDIVVAIPQTPAHGAVARLPSQVPSSQTEEEDFSGGPWAAMKVEMGLDERNSSCFLHSYSVAMVLRKAVLKQLAKNKVPNMAVVLKSILHTHTDAKAVFRDPTGEMQGTVHRRLLEDRLGELKTGAVLLLKQVGVFSPSHRNHYLNVTPNNLLRIYPPDGSTLSSTQTQLLPLHLEPMLESPDQSSSVPGVPVSQMELFYDDEEDVRAPLVSADSGAGSSSVPQGPPAAPLDLSWDAEDLDELLGELPVESYCL, encoded by the exons ATGACTGCTATG ACTTGCAAGTGGAATGGATTATTTAACGTTGGGGAGGACTTCGATGTTGAG CTCCGTGGGCAGAGCCTGGATGACATTGTGGTGGCCATTCCTCAGACGCCTGCACATGGGGCCGTGGCTCGACTGCCCAGTCAG GTTCCCAGCTCTCAGACTGAGGAAGAGGATTTCAGTGGAGGTCCGTGGGCAGCGATGAAGGTAGAGATGGGATTGGACGAAAGGAACTCCTCCTGTTTTCTGCACTCTTACAGCGTGGCCATGGTCCTCCGCAAG gcgGTCCTGAAACAGCTGGCGAAGAACAAGGTCCCCAACATGGCTGTGGTACTAAAGAgcatcctccacacacacactgatgccaAGGCTGTGTTCAGGGATCCCACAG gAGAGATGCAGGGCACAGTGCACCGGCGCCTCCTAGAGGACAGACTAGGGGAGCTCAAGACAGGGGCTGTACTGCTGCTCAAACAG GTGGGTGTGTTCTCTCCGTCCCACCGTAACCACTACCTGAACGTGACACCCAACAACCTCCTGAGGATCTACCCTCCTGACGGCTCGACCCTGTCCTCCACACAGACCCAGCTGCTCCCACTCCACCTG GAGCCAATGTTGGAATCACCTGATCAGTCCTCCAGTGTCCCAGGAGTCCCTGTGTCTCAGATGGAGTTGTTctatgatgatgaagaggatgtTCGGGCCCCACTGGTCTCTGCAGACTCTGGAGCGGGCTCCTCTAGTGTTCCACAGGGCCCCCCTGCTGCACCACTGGACCTGTCCTGGGACGCAG AGGACCTTGATGAGCTTCTTGGGGAGTTGCCTGTTGAGTCCTACTGCCTCTGA
- the hrob gene encoding uncharacterized protein C17orf53 homolog isoform X3 — protein sequence MTAMTCKWNGLFNVGEDFDVEQLRGQSLDDIVVAIPQTPAHGAVARLPSQVPSSQTEEEDFSGGPWAAMKVEMGLDERNSSCFLHSYSVAMVLRKAVLKQLAKNKVPNMAVVLKSILHTHTDAKAVFRDPTGEMQGTVHRRLLEDRLGELKTGAVLLLKQVGVFSPSHRNHYLNVTPNNLLRIYPPDGSTLSSTQTQLLPLHLEPMLESPDQSSSVPGVPVSQMELFYDDEEDVRAPLVSADSGAGSSSVPQGPPAAPLDLSWDAEDLDELLGELPVESYCL from the exons ATGACTGCTATG ACTTGCAAGTGGAATGGATTATTTAACGTTGGGGAGGACTTCGATGTTGAG CAGCTCCGTGGGCAGAGCCTGGATGACATTGTGGTGGCCATTCCTCAGACGCCTGCACATGGGGCCGTGGCTCGACTGCCCAGTCAG GTTCCCAGCTCTCAGACTGAGGAAGAGGATTTCAGTGGAGGTCCGTGGGCAGCGATGAAGGTAGAGATGGGATTGGACGAAAGGAACTCCTCCTGTTTTCTGCACTCTTACAGCGTGGCCATGGTCCTCCGCAAG gcgGTCCTGAAACAGCTGGCGAAGAACAAGGTCCCCAACATGGCTGTGGTACTAAAGAgcatcctccacacacacactgatgccaAGGCTGTGTTCAGGGATCCCACAG gAGAGATGCAGGGCACAGTGCACCGGCGCCTCCTAGAGGACAGACTAGGGGAGCTCAAGACAGGGGCTGTACTGCTGCTCAAACAG GTGGGTGTGTTCTCTCCGTCCCACCGTAACCACTACCTGAACGTGACACCCAACAACCTCCTGAGGATCTACCCTCCTGACGGCTCGACCCTGTCCTCCACACAGACCCAGCTGCTCCCACTCCACCTG GAGCCAATGTTGGAATCACCTGATCAGTCCTCCAGTGTCCCAGGAGTCCCTGTGTCTCAGATGGAGTTGTTctatgatgatgaagaggatgtTCGGGCCCCACTGGTCTCTGCAGACTCTGGAGCGGGCTCCTCTAGTGTTCCACAGGGCCCCCCTGCTGCACCACTGGACCTGTCCTGGGACGCAG AGGACCTTGATGAGCTTCTTGGGGAGTTGCCTGTTGAGTCCTACTGCCTCTGA
- the hrob gene encoding uncharacterized protein C17orf53 homolog isoform X5, translating into MDYLTLGRTSMLRCCKLICTQLRGQSLDDIVVAIPQTPAHGAVARLPSQVPSSQTEEEDFSGGPWAAMKVEMGLDERNSSCFLHSYSVAMVLRKAVLKQLAKNKVPNMAVVLKSILHTHTDAKAVFRDPTGEMQGTVHRRLLEDRLGELKTGAVLLLKQVGVFSPSHRNHYLNVTPNNLLRIYPPDGSTLSSTQTQLLPLHLEPMLESPDQSSSVPGVPVSQMELFYDDEEDVRAPLVSADSGAGSSSVPQGPPAAPLDLSWDAEDLDELLGELPVESYCL; encoded by the exons ATGGATTATTTAACGTTGGGGAGGACTTCGATGTTGAGGTGCTGCAAACTGATTTGCACA CAGCTCCGTGGGCAGAGCCTGGATGACATTGTGGTGGCCATTCCTCAGACGCCTGCACATGGGGCCGTGGCTCGACTGCCCAGTCAG GTTCCCAGCTCTCAGACTGAGGAAGAGGATTTCAGTGGAGGTCCGTGGGCAGCGATGAAGGTAGAGATGGGATTGGACGAAAGGAACTCCTCCTGTTTTCTGCACTCTTACAGCGTGGCCATGGTCCTCCGCAAG gcgGTCCTGAAACAGCTGGCGAAGAACAAGGTCCCCAACATGGCTGTGGTACTAAAGAgcatcctccacacacacactgatgccaAGGCTGTGTTCAGGGATCCCACAG gAGAGATGCAGGGCACAGTGCACCGGCGCCTCCTAGAGGACAGACTAGGGGAGCTCAAGACAGGGGCTGTACTGCTGCTCAAACAG GTGGGTGTGTTCTCTCCGTCCCACCGTAACCACTACCTGAACGTGACACCCAACAACCTCCTGAGGATCTACCCTCCTGACGGCTCGACCCTGTCCTCCACACAGACCCAGCTGCTCCCACTCCACCTG GAGCCAATGTTGGAATCACCTGATCAGTCCTCCAGTGTCCCAGGAGTCCCTGTGTCTCAGATGGAGTTGTTctatgatgatgaagaggatgtTCGGGCCCCACTGGTCTCTGCAGACTCTGGAGCGGGCTCCTCTAGTGTTCCACAGGGCCCCCCTGCTGCACCACTGGACCTGTCCTGGGACGCAG AGGACCTTGATGAGCTTCTTGGGGAGTTGCCTGTTGAGTCCTACTGCCTCTGA
- the hrob gene encoding uncharacterized protein C17orf53 homolog isoform X6 has translation MDYLTLGRTSMLRCCKLICTLRGQSLDDIVVAIPQTPAHGAVARLPSQVPSSQTEEEDFSGGPWAAMKVEMGLDERNSSCFLHSYSVAMVLRKAVLKQLAKNKVPNMAVVLKSILHTHTDAKAVFRDPTGEMQGTVHRRLLEDRLGELKTGAVLLLKQVGVFSPSHRNHYLNVTPNNLLRIYPPDGSTLSSTQTQLLPLHLEPMLESPDQSSSVPGVPVSQMELFYDDEEDVRAPLVSADSGAGSSSVPQGPPAAPLDLSWDAEDLDELLGELPVESYCL, from the exons ATGGATTATTTAACGTTGGGGAGGACTTCGATGTTGAGGTGCTGCAAACTGATTTGCACA CTCCGTGGGCAGAGCCTGGATGACATTGTGGTGGCCATTCCTCAGACGCCTGCACATGGGGCCGTGGCTCGACTGCCCAGTCAG GTTCCCAGCTCTCAGACTGAGGAAGAGGATTTCAGTGGAGGTCCGTGGGCAGCGATGAAGGTAGAGATGGGATTGGACGAAAGGAACTCCTCCTGTTTTCTGCACTCTTACAGCGTGGCCATGGTCCTCCGCAAG gcgGTCCTGAAACAGCTGGCGAAGAACAAGGTCCCCAACATGGCTGTGGTACTAAAGAgcatcctccacacacacactgatgccaAGGCTGTGTTCAGGGATCCCACAG gAGAGATGCAGGGCACAGTGCACCGGCGCCTCCTAGAGGACAGACTAGGGGAGCTCAAGACAGGGGCTGTACTGCTGCTCAAACAG GTGGGTGTGTTCTCTCCGTCCCACCGTAACCACTACCTGAACGTGACACCCAACAACCTCCTGAGGATCTACCCTCCTGACGGCTCGACCCTGTCCTCCACACAGACCCAGCTGCTCCCACTCCACCTG GAGCCAATGTTGGAATCACCTGATCAGTCCTCCAGTGTCCCAGGAGTCCCTGTGTCTCAGATGGAGTTGTTctatgatgatgaagaggatgtTCGGGCCCCACTGGTCTCTGCAGACTCTGGAGCGGGCTCCTCTAGTGTTCCACAGGGCCCCCCTGCTGCACCACTGGACCTGTCCTGGGACGCAG AGGACCTTGATGAGCTTCTTGGGGAGTTGCCTGTTGAGTCCTACTGCCTCTGA
- the hrob gene encoding uncharacterized protein C17orf53 isoform X1, which translates to MASSPFPRPVTPRPVRGLPSQVQRPWATPLVQGRSLFDPISPAPSSRFGGPMSSPSLTPRSLHTTVFTNHLIQLVSNSNKTPQRPHSDHIRPNTPHFPGPAGILPQQQLRGQSLDDIVVAIPQTPAHGAVARLPSQVPSSQTEEEDFSGGPWAAMKVEMGLDERNSSCFLHSYSVAMVLRKAVLKQLAKNKVPNMAVVLKSILHTHTDAKAVFRDPTGEMQGTVHRRLLEDRLGELKTGAVLLLKQVGVFSPSHRNHYLNVTPNNLLRIYPPDGSTLSSTQTQLLPLHLEPMLESPDQSSSVPGVPVSQMELFYDDEEDVRAPLVSADSGAGSSSVPQGPPAAPLDLSWDAEDLDELLGELPVESYCL; encoded by the exons ATGGCCTCCAGCCCCTTCCCCAGGCCTGTGACCCCCAGGCCAGTCAGAGGGCTTCCTTCCCAGGTACAGAGACCCTGGGCTACACCTCTGGTTCAGGGACGCAGCCTTTTTGACCCCATCTCCCCAGCCCCCTCTAGTAGGTTTGGTGGACCCATGTCTTCCCCCAGTCTCACCCCCCGTTCCCTCCACACAACCGTCTTCACTAACCACTTGATTCAGCTGGTGTCCAACTCCAACAAGACCCCCCAGAGACCCCATTCTGACCACATCCGGCCCAATACCCCCCACTTCCCCGGGCCTGCAGGAATCTTACCACAACAG CAGCTCCGTGGGCAGAGCCTGGATGACATTGTGGTGGCCATTCCTCAGACGCCTGCACATGGGGCCGTGGCTCGACTGCCCAGTCAG GTTCCCAGCTCTCAGACTGAGGAAGAGGATTTCAGTGGAGGTCCGTGGGCAGCGATGAAGGTAGAGATGGGATTGGACGAAAGGAACTCCTCCTGTTTTCTGCACTCTTACAGCGTGGCCATGGTCCTCCGCAAG gcgGTCCTGAAACAGCTGGCGAAGAACAAGGTCCCCAACATGGCTGTGGTACTAAAGAgcatcctccacacacacactgatgccaAGGCTGTGTTCAGGGATCCCACAG gAGAGATGCAGGGCACAGTGCACCGGCGCCTCCTAGAGGACAGACTAGGGGAGCTCAAGACAGGGGCTGTACTGCTGCTCAAACAG GTGGGTGTGTTCTCTCCGTCCCACCGTAACCACTACCTGAACGTGACACCCAACAACCTCCTGAGGATCTACCCTCCTGACGGCTCGACCCTGTCCTCCACACAGACCCAGCTGCTCCCACTCCACCTG GAGCCAATGTTGGAATCACCTGATCAGTCCTCCAGTGTCCCAGGAGTCCCTGTGTCTCAGATGGAGTTGTTctatgatgatgaagaggatgtTCGGGCCCCACTGGTCTCTGCAGACTCTGGAGCGGGCTCCTCTAGTGTTCCACAGGGCCCCCCTGCTGCACCACTGGACCTGTCCTGGGACGCAG AGGACCTTGATGAGCTTCTTGGGGAGTTGCCTGTTGAGTCCTACTGCCTCTGA
- the hrob gene encoding uncharacterized protein C17orf53 isoform X2, which produces MASSPFPRPVTPRPVRGLPSQVQRPWATPLVQGRSLFDPISPAPSSRFGGPMSSPSLTPRSLHTTVFTNHLIQLVSNSNKTPQRPHSDHIRPNTPHFPGPAGILPQQLRGQSLDDIVVAIPQTPAHGAVARLPSQVPSSQTEEEDFSGGPWAAMKVEMGLDERNSSCFLHSYSVAMVLRKAVLKQLAKNKVPNMAVVLKSILHTHTDAKAVFRDPTGEMQGTVHRRLLEDRLGELKTGAVLLLKQVGVFSPSHRNHYLNVTPNNLLRIYPPDGSTLSSTQTQLLPLHLEPMLESPDQSSSVPGVPVSQMELFYDDEEDVRAPLVSADSGAGSSSVPQGPPAAPLDLSWDAEDLDELLGELPVESYCL; this is translated from the exons ATGGCCTCCAGCCCCTTCCCCAGGCCTGTGACCCCCAGGCCAGTCAGAGGGCTTCCTTCCCAGGTACAGAGACCCTGGGCTACACCTCTGGTTCAGGGACGCAGCCTTTTTGACCCCATCTCCCCAGCCCCCTCTAGTAGGTTTGGTGGACCCATGTCTTCCCCCAGTCTCACCCCCCGTTCCCTCCACACAACCGTCTTCACTAACCACTTGATTCAGCTGGTGTCCAACTCCAACAAGACCCCCCAGAGACCCCATTCTGACCACATCCGGCCCAATACCCCCCACTTCCCCGGGCCTGCAGGAATCTTACCACAACAG CTCCGTGGGCAGAGCCTGGATGACATTGTGGTGGCCATTCCTCAGACGCCTGCACATGGGGCCGTGGCTCGACTGCCCAGTCAG GTTCCCAGCTCTCAGACTGAGGAAGAGGATTTCAGTGGAGGTCCGTGGGCAGCGATGAAGGTAGAGATGGGATTGGACGAAAGGAACTCCTCCTGTTTTCTGCACTCTTACAGCGTGGCCATGGTCCTCCGCAAG gcgGTCCTGAAACAGCTGGCGAAGAACAAGGTCCCCAACATGGCTGTGGTACTAAAGAgcatcctccacacacacactgatgccaAGGCTGTGTTCAGGGATCCCACAG gAGAGATGCAGGGCACAGTGCACCGGCGCCTCCTAGAGGACAGACTAGGGGAGCTCAAGACAGGGGCTGTACTGCTGCTCAAACAG GTGGGTGTGTTCTCTCCGTCCCACCGTAACCACTACCTGAACGTGACACCCAACAACCTCCTGAGGATCTACCCTCCTGACGGCTCGACCCTGTCCTCCACACAGACCCAGCTGCTCCCACTCCACCTG GAGCCAATGTTGGAATCACCTGATCAGTCCTCCAGTGTCCCAGGAGTCCCTGTGTCTCAGATGGAGTTGTTctatgatgatgaagaggatgtTCGGGCCCCACTGGTCTCTGCAGACTCTGGAGCGGGCTCCTCTAGTGTTCCACAGGGCCCCCCTGCTGCACCACTGGACCTGTCCTGGGACGCAG AGGACCTTGATGAGCTTCTTGGGGAGTTGCCTGTTGAGTCCTACTGCCTCTGA